From the genome of Euwallacea similis isolate ESF13 chromosome 24, ESF131.1, whole genome shotgun sequence, one region includes:
- the LOC136416749 gene encoding uncharacterized protein: MNEYFTLLENTIKELSIEDKPMRIWNLDEISFCTDPAKTKVVGGKNVPCIRTVSAPGRENIAVLMAASASGDKVPPLIIFKGKNIWDQWQASENSGYPGTTYAATNNGWMEVEVFQNYFPKSFLKTIGTDRPVLLIFDGHSTHLTIRLIEIASQENVTILKLPPHTSHVLQSLDLSIFKPLKTCWDLKLVK; the protein is encoded by the coding sequence ATGAACGAATACTTTACATTGTTAGAAAATACCATAAAAGAGCTAAGCATAGAAGACAAACCAATGAGAATTTGGAATTTGGATGAAATTAGTTTTTGTACCGATCCTGCAAAAACAAAGGTAGTTGGGGGTAAAAATGTTCCTTGCATTCGCACTGTCAGTGCTCCTGGAAGGGAAAATATTGCAGTTTTGATGGCTGCTTCAGCTTCTGGAGATAAAGTTCcaccattaataatttttaaaggtaaaaatatCTGGGATCAATGGCAGGCATCAGAAAATAGTGGATATCCTGGAACCACTTATGCTGCAACTAATAATGGTTGGATGGAGGTAgaggtatttcaaaattattttccaaaaagtttcttaaaaacaATAGGCACTGACCGGCCTGTCTTATTAATATTCGATGGTCATTCTACTCACTTAACCATCAGATTGATAGAGATAGCTTCTCAAGAAAATGTAACAATTCTGAAATTACCGCCTCATACCAGTCATGTTCTACAATCATTGgatttaagcatttttaaacCGTTGAAAACGTGTTGGGACCTAAAACTAGTAAAGTga